The following coding sequences lie in one Phalacrocorax aristotelis chromosome 4, bGulAri2.1, whole genome shotgun sequence genomic window:
- the NELFA gene encoding negative elongation factor A — MPVENPLFFRPAPKMASMRESDTGLWLHNKLGSTDELWAPPSIASLLTASVIDNIRLCFHGLSSAVKLKLLLGMLHLPRRAVDEMKGALTEIIQLATLDSDPWVLMVADILKSFPDTGSLNLDLEEQNPNVQDILGELREKVSECETSAMLPLECQYLNKNALTTLAGPLTPPVKHFQLKRKPKSATLRAELLQKSTETAQQLKKTAGVPFHAKGRGLVKKIDTTTPLKGIPKQAPFRSTSAPSVFSPSGNRTPIPPSRTPLRKERGVKLLDISELDMVGAGREAKRRRKTLDTEVVEKQAKEETVVENATPDYAAGLVSTQKLGSLNNEPALPSTSYLPATPSVVPSSSYIPSSETQPAGSAREALQTNRQTEEPAAPNATTTLPAQFKQRTPMYNSNSNPPAATPTSPLTPTTPPAISPAAQAPQVAPQTQQQPPPKKSLSLTREQMYAAQEMFKTANKVTRPEKALILGFMAGSRENPCQEQGDIIQIKLSEHTEDLPKADGTGSTTMLVDTVFEMNYATGEWTRFKKYKPITNVS; from the exons ATGCCCGTGGAGAATCCCCTCTTTTTTCGTCCCGCTCCCAAGATGGCGTCGATGCGGGAAAGCGACACTGGCCTGTGGCTGCACAACAAACTAGGCTCCACAGACGAGCTGTGGGCGCCGCCGAGCATTGCCTCGCTGCTCACGGCTTCGGTGATCGACAACATCCGCCTCTGTTTTCACGGCCTCTCCTCGGCCGTCAAGCTCAAGCTACTCCTGGGGATGCTGCACCTGCCCCGCCGGGCGGTGGATGAG aTGAAAGGGGCACTGACTGAAATTATCCAGCTCGCTACCTTGGATTCAGACCCCTGGGTCTTAATGGtagctgatattttaaaatcctttccaGATACTGGCTCCCTTAACCTTGATCTTGAAGAACAGAATCCCAATGTTCAAGATATTTTAGGAGAGCTTAGAGAAAAAG TAAGTGAATGTGAAACTTCAGCTATGTTGCCGTTGGAATGCCAATACTTAAACAAAAATGCCTTGACAACACTAGCTGGGCCACTTACTCCCCCAGTGAAACActtccagctgaaaaggaaacCTAAAAGTGCCACACTCAGAGCTGAACTCTTGCAGAAAT CAACAGAAACTGCACAACAGCTCAAGAAGACTGCAGGAGTGCCTTTCCATGCTAAAGGCAGGGGGCTGGTCAAAAAGATAGATACAACAA CACCACTCAAAGGAATACCAAAACAAGCTCCGTTCAGGAGTACTTCAGCACCTAGTGTATTTAGTCCTTCTGGAAATAGAACTCCTATTCCTCCTTCAAGAACACCTTTGCGCAAAGAAAGAGGAGTAAAG CTTCTAGATATCTCTGAGCTGGATATGGTAGGTGCTGGCCGTGAagcaaagagaagaagaaagacatTAG ATACAGAAGTTGTGGAAAAGCAAGccaaagaagaaacagtagtAGAAAATGCTACCCCAGATTATGCTGCTGGTCTCGTGTCTACACag AAACTTGGCTCGTTGAACAATGAGCCAGCACTACCTTCTACAAGTTATTTACCTGCTACCCCCAGTGTGGTGCCATCTTCCTCGTATATCCCAAGCTCTGAAACACAGCCAG CTGGCTCTGCACGAGAGGCCTTGCAGACTAACAGACAGACTGAAGAGCCTGCAGCTCCAAATGCTACCACAACTCTTCCTGCACAATTCAAACAAAGAACACCTATGTACAATAGTAACTCTAATCCACCTGCAGCTACACCTACCTCACCCCTAACACCTACCACACCTCCTGCCATTTCCCCTGCGGCACAAGCACCACAAGTGGCCCCCCAAACTCAGCAACAGCCACCACCGAAAAAAAGCCTCTCCCTTACA AGGGAGCAAATGTATGCGGCACAGGAAATGTTCAAGACTGCAAACAAAGTTACAAGGCCAGAAAAGGCTCTTATACTTGGATTCATGGCAGGATCCAGAG AGAATCCTTGCCAAGAGCAAGGTGATATCATCCAAATTAAACTTAGTGAGCATACAGAAGATTTACCAAAGGCAGATGGCACTGGCAGCACCACTATGTTGGTTGATACGGTCTTTGAAATGAACTATGCTACTGGTGAATGGACCAGATTCAAGAAGTACAAACCTATAACTAATGTCTCCTAA